A genomic stretch from Oreochromis aureus strain Israel breed Guangdong linkage group 17, ZZ_aureus, whole genome shotgun sequence includes:
- the sypl1 gene encoding synaptophysin-like protein 1 translates to MMTGFRLNLSPLKEPIGFVKLVEWLTAIFAFGCCCGFSGKNVISILCGDGSNETLNAMYQYPFRLSQFPLIDKNTTLCNQSVTTTHMMGDSASSAEFFVGVGIICFLYSMAALLVYLGYMHVYKDSDFGPIFDFVITAIVVFLWLVCSSAWAKGLQNVKSATDTEGISGTLALCKGSNITCEVTEFANMRTLNISVVFGYLNMLVWAFNAWFVYKETRWHSRKFSSQPGPGRHQVPAPI, encoded by the exons ATGATGACCGGATTTCGACTAAACCTGTCGCCCCTGAAGGAGCCCATCGGCTTCGTCAAACTGGTGGAGTGG CTCACAGCCATATTTGCTtttggctgctgctgtggaTTTTCAGGGAAGAACGTCATATCTATCCTCTGTGGCGATGGCAGTAATGAAACTCTCAATGCCATGTATCAATACCCATTTAG GTTAAGCCAGTTCCCGCTCATTGATAAAAATACGACTCTTTGTAACCAATCTGTCACTACAACACACATGATGGGAGACTCGGCCTCCTCGGCGGAGTTCTTTGTAGGTGTTGGGATTATCTGCTTCCTTTACAGCATGGCAGCTTTGCTGGTGTATTTAGGCTACATGCACGTCTACAAGGACTCTGACTTTGGACCCATTTTT GACTTTGTGATCACAGCGATCGTGGTTTTCCTGTGGCTGGTGTGTTCATCCGCCTGGGCTAAAGGCCTGCAGAATGTAAAGAGTGCCACAGACACTGAAGGCATCAGTGGCACGCTGGCACTCTGTAAGGGTAGCAACATCACCTGTGAGGTCACAGAGTTTGCTAACATGCGGACCCTCAATATCTCTGTG GTGTTTGGCTACCTTAACATGCTTGTGTGGGCCTTCAATGCTTGGTTTGTGTACAAAGAGACTCGCTGGCACTCCCGGAAATTTTCATCCCAGCCTGGACCGGGAAGGCACCAGGTCCCTGCGCCAATCTAA